DNA from Salvelinus namaycush isolate Seneca chromosome 6, SaNama_1.0, whole genome shotgun sequence:
ATGCCCCATCTCTCTATATAGATATGTGCCCCAGCTCTCTATATAGATGTATGTCCCATCTCTCTAtatagatgtactgtatgtcccatCTCTCTATATAGATATATGCCCCATCTCTCTATATAGATGTATGTCCCATCTCTCTATATAGATGTATGTCCCATCTCTCTATATAGATGTATGTCCCATCTCTCTATATAGATGTATGTCCCATCTCTCTATATAGATATATGCCCCATCTCTCTATATAGATGTATGTCCCATCTCTCTATATAGATGTATGCCCCATCTCTCTATATAGATGTATGCCCCATCTCTCTATATAGATATGTGCCCCAGCTCTCTATATAGATGTATGTCCCATCTCTCTAtatagatgtactgtatgtcccatCTCTCTATATAGATATATGCCCCATCTCTCTATATAGATGTATGTCCCATCTCTCTATATAGATGTATGTCCCATCTCTCTAtatagatgtactgtatgtcccatCTCTCTATATAGATATATGCCCCATCTCTCTATATAGATGTATGCTCCATCTCTCTATATAGATGTATGTCCCATCTCTCTAtatagatgtactgtatgtcccatCTCTCTATATAGATATATGCCCCATCTCTCTATATAGATGTATGCTCCATCTCTCTATATAGATGTATGTCCCATCTCTCTATATAGATGTATGTCCCATCTCTCTAtatagatgtactgtatgtcccatCTCTCTATATAAATATATGCCCCATCTCTCTATATAGATGTATGCCACATCTCTCTATATAGATGTATGTCCCATCTCTCTATATAGATATGTGCCCCATCTCTCTATATAGATGTATGTCCCATCTCTCTAtatagatgtactgtatgtcccatCTCTCTATATAGATGTATGTCCCATCTTTCTATATAGATGTATTCCCCATGTCTCTATATAGATGTATTCCCCATGTCTCTAtatagatgtactgtatgtcccatCTCTCTATATAGATGTATGTCCCATCTCTCTATATAGATGTATTCCCCATGTCTCTATATAGATGTATGTCCCATCTCTCTATATAGATGTATGTCCCATCTCTCTATATAGATGTATGTCCCATCTCTCTATATAGATGTATTCCCCATGTCTCTATATAGATGTATTCCCCATGTCTCTATATAGATGTATGTCCCATCTCTCTATATAGATGTATTCCCCATGTCTCTATATAGATGTATTCCCCATGTCTCTATTTAGATGTATTCCCCATGTCTCTATATAGATGTATTCCCCATGTCTCTATTTAGATGTATGCCCCATCTCTCTATATAGATGTATGCCCTATACTAGGCCTATTGTGACAAATATGTCATGAACAGTCATGAATGGGACATTGTCTTTCAGTCATGAATGAATTTTGAAAAGCATATCTGAGTGCATGAAGTTGAACTTTCTGCCAGTTGACTGAGCATGTACTTTTCAGAGTACTGTACATACTATTTCATTAAAAGTTTCTTGTAAAAGGTGATGCAGTTTCATTTAAACTAGATTTCATCACTGGACTACATTCTCGTAACAGTTGGTTTTTACACTCTGATAAAGGAAATATAGTACATTCTTTGCCCTCAGCCCTGAACTCTCTTTGCCAACCTCACTGCCAAATTGAGTCTTAATCTGGCTTAGGAACTGGTTCTGATATCCTTTCCCCCCCTCAGATGTTCTAAGCCTTTTACACCGGAAAACTATGAATTCATTTTGAAATGTTAGAGGGTAGCATCTGAACTTGAAATGGAGCTGCATTGGGTAATTACATAAGATGTATTAATTCTCCAAatagtgatgtcagattgtttgGTCAGGAGTTGGCATTGTGGAGAAGCTGGCTAAGGGGAAATCTTGTACTGACATGTCTAATATGCCCTCAAGAGGGGAATGTTTCCTTGAATATGTCGTATCGTATCATATTAGATTTCAGTGATAACCGAGTTGGGTTATAAGTGACATATTTTTTAGCAGAAGATAGGCAGAGGAAGTCAACAGCAAACATTTTAAATATATAAATAGAGATTTAGAACAGTCATCGCTGTCAGCCCTGAGACGTCAGGACTACAGTATGCCTGGGGTGTTGTTCTGTggagaggctgttgtcctgtAAATAGTCAAACAGATACGGGTTGTTTATAGATGTGCATAGGTCCAAAAACACCCAAGTattctcacttcctctctccctcctccctctctccagcgtTATGTGGATGGGGGAATCAGTGACAACCTTCCTCAGTCagagctgaagaacaccatcagCATCTCTCCGTTCTCAGGCGAAAGCGACATCTGTCCCCGGGACAACTCCTTCAACATCCACGAGCTTCGTTTCACCAACACCTCCATCCAGATTAACCTGGGCAATATGTACCGCCTCAGCAAAGCCCTGTTTCCCCCAGAACCCAAGGTAGGACGACCGCTATGACTGCTTACCAATGCGTTATGCATAGCCCCGGGAAGACGTTTGAAGTCCTTTATGTAGGCCCTGTCCCCGAAGGTAGGATGGAGGATCAGGATGCCCTTTAGTCCCATTCATCAGATGGGTTGTTTATGACTGCTTGTAAATAAATGccttatgtatgggttatgtgtTATGAAATCCATATTTAGGTACCCTTGAAACATTCTATACATTTTTGTAGGAGAGCGTAGTAGTCTGGTATGGGAGACTGGACCCCTGACCTCCCACTATCCTATTCCCTGACTGTATAACCCCAACTCCCCCATTTCCCCCCCTACCCTGTCTCCTCTTTGGACTCTGCCTCCTATTCTTACCCCCCATACTTCCTATCTGAACTTTGCCCTCCCCTGTCCCTCCCTAACTCCACAGTGATCAATACTGGCAGGACATTATTGGCTTTTGTCCTTGTTGAATTGCATTTCCTGTATTGCACATTCCTCTTCACTATCTGGATAATAACATGGGAGTCAACTTTTAGCGTAAGGTGAACTTTGCCCTCTTTGAGGTTAATCTGTGTCTCTTGGTTCAGTTTTCGCTGTGTTATTATTGTTGCTGCAATCCAAGATCTGACACTCTCTTTTCCCTCCATGTGTGTCTGGAATGTTGTGTTTTCTGGAATTTGGGGATTATGCCAAATCCCACTGACAGAGCCATGTGCATAAACCCTACTTAGAAAAGGAAGTGTGTGTTTCTCTTGACTCTGCCACCTTTGACAGAGTGTTTACACAtgacatgcacagacacacacatagaacacTCCACCCTACCTTTTCCCTCACGTGTAATAGTGTTTAACCTACCCTGACTAAATTCACACATACTGTAGGTCGTGCCACTGTGACGTTAGCTGTCCAGATACCTCTCTCCCTGTTGCTTTCTTGTTGTAGGAACACAGAATAAGGAGTAgccagagaacagagagaactcTGCCACGTTGACCTTTAACCCCTAGTCAAACACTTCCTGGATTGTTGTCCATTCACAAATACAGGAGCCTGCTGCACAGGAGGGTTCTGGCTGATATAAGTCATTCCCCTCTGTTTTATGTGGTTATATACAGCTGTACTTGTGTAATACGGTTGTTAACTGTCAGCGATAACATGATTGCTAATCAGtcagtggtagtggtagttataACTAATCACATAATGTGAGATCATGCTCTGTATCGTGTGTGGGTGGGTATATCTGAGTCAAAATGATCCTGTGATATGATTATGAGTATGTCTTATATTTATTAAATCTATCTCTTGCATATGATCCCCTACCTCAATAGGTATGATCTGTGTGTTTTCTTTGACAGGTCATGGCAGAGATATGTCAGAGTGGCTACAAGGACGCCCTTCGCTTTCTTGAGGAGAACCGTGAGTATTACTGTGTTGCCTTTGACAGTAATAGTGGGCTGTGCTAAGATCATAAGCTActgtgatatacagtacatgcagTGAGCATCACTGGTGTACAGGGTTCAACATGAAGTATGGAGTAAACCTGCATTTATTTATGGGGTAATGTTTTTATGTTGTGTTGCAAAGATGATGAATGTATTGTTCATGATGTCAGATCTGCTGAAGCTGGAGTGTCCGACTGCCGGCCCCAACCCATCAGAAGCCATACACACCTGCTGCTGCAAGCCCATCGCCATGGAAACCACTACGGACTGGATGCTCCGGCGGCTCCGCCTCCTGAGGAAGCGGCACTGGTGGCTGGACGAGCAGATTGTTGACAACCTGCCTACCCAAATCAAAAAAGGTAGATAGGAGGTTAACCTAGACTCGGATCTTTTCGCTCAAAGCTGTTAGAAACTGTTGTTATCTAGTTATAACACTGACATTAACGTTGTGTTGTCGCTGCGCTGTTGTCAGTGACGTGTGGTTGCTGTGTGTCTCTGAAAGTCATCTGAGGCTGTGCCCGTGTCAGCAAAGTGTGACATATTGTGCCTCTATGACTATAGTGTTCTGTGAGGCGTGCCAACAGAAGCCTGGTCTGTATGCTAAGGTGTCCGATATGCTACCGGTCAGAGTGGCCTCCTACATGCTCCTGCCCTGCACACTACCTGtggtatcagcctactcagtggGCAAGAGGTAAGCCTACATCGTATACCACTACTAGTGCTACCTACCACAAACTAACAAGCCCTCAATGAACTCAATATGGTCACAGTAGCTCAAACAGCAACCAAGGATGACAACACTAATGCAAACAAATCAGCTACTAAACCCTGAACTAGCCTTTAGCATAACTAGCCTTTAACATACAGCAGCCAATACCTTCAAACTAGCCCTGACAGCAACCACTGACAACAGAGTAGTCTTTAAAGCAGTCAGTAGCCCACCACATTACCAAAAATAACACTGTGAACGCAAACAAACTAGGAATACAAACAGGTTTCCTACTAAACACAATCAATTTGAATGTGCTGCACACGCCACCTAGTGGGCAAGTCAATCCACCACAGGAATGATTGAGAACTGGCCCCCACAGTGGTACATCACAGTACATTGACTCGCTGTGTTGTCCCTCTCCTGTGCTCCAGGTTTGTGGAGTGGATCCCAGAGGTGCCTGCAGACATGCGTTGGCTAGCTGGGGTGGCTGGGGATGTGGCTGGGAGCGTGTACAGACAGGCCTGGAGAGGAGCACCAGCAGACATAACCAGGTGAGAGACATGGAGTTACTACTACTGGGTTATATTATGTATGGATGGATGGAGTCTACTTGTAGATTTGGGTGTCtgtcatacagtatgaataaagtCTAATGGCcttgtgtgtttttattttttgcagTGATGGTTCCCTGAGGAATTGCATGAGCCTGCCCCCACCCCTAGATAgtgacagacacagggagagagactgtCACCTCGCCGGGTTCGCTCGCTCTGCTCTTGACCTCCAAAGCCAATACTGGAACATCCCCACCGTTCCCTCTTTCCGCCGCCCCACCAGCCCCCACATGCCCAGCCCCTCCCCACAACAGATCTGCTTCTTTGTTGGCTCGCAGGACGAGACTGACTGACAGTCCCATCCACCAATGAGAGGACACTGTGACTTTGTTTTAAAAGATGATAGGACAGTCCAGCTCAAGATCCCTCCCACAGGGCCTGTCTATAGGCTATAGGAACTGTGAAGGGTGGTTTGGGATGGACAAAAGATGTGATCGAATAGCTTTGAGATCCAGAACTGTTTCTATAGACACACTAATGACTCAATCATGTCTTTttaacactccaccaatcatatTTTATTCTATTGTACACATTGGAAAACAATTTACCAGCTCACCACCAAAGACCTCTGCAAGTGAATTCTTTTTTTGGATTTACACATTTTATAACTAACTATGTCTAGTTTTGCCAGATAACTTGTTGTCACTACaactctacctacctacctaccagaggaggctggtgggaggagctataggatgaccggctcattgtaatggctgtaaTAGAATGTATGGAAcgatatcaaacacatcaaacatatggaaaccatggTTGATTTCGTTCCATTACTTCCATTCCAGCCAATATAATGAGCCTGTTGTCATATAGCTCCACCCACCAGCCTCCTTTGCTACCTACCTACCGACAgcacacaggaggttggtggcaccttaattggggggACGGGCTCGtgttaatggctggagcggaattagtggaatggtatgaaatacatcaaacacatggtttccatgtattTGGTGCCgttccattattatgagctgtccttccctcagcagcctcctttGCTACATTACCTACCTACCTGTGTTCAGTTAAATGTAGAATTCATTCCTCATTCCTAACGGAATGTTGACTTGAGTTGACGTTGACTTCCTTGACTATGAGCTGTGTGTTTTCCTGACTACTATTAGACAGGGCCCTTGAACTATTATGAGGACCCTTGAACTAACTATGAACTATTTTGATGAGCTGTTCTGTCAAGAAAATTGAGTTACAAAACCATGATGCATCTGCAAAAATCATTCTGAGGTCTAAGATGTCTAGTTTTTGGGAAAGTTtcttattttaaatacatttgacatttttgccAGAATTTTGTAAATTTTTAGAGCAAATTCTCTTTACGAAAATCCATTCGGATTAAATTCTCGGGTCATTTTATGTTTTTAAAATCTTtagaaaaacagatttttataaataaaacacaaaatatgTTGCTGTAGTTTGTCCATACATCATAAAAATTGTATACTAGTTGAGGTTTACATTAAACTATACTATTTATAAttaaagttcaagtaacagacacatctcaacatcaactgttcagaggagactgcatgagtcaggcctttatggtcgaattgcaggaaagaaaccactactaaaggacaccaataagaagaaacttgcttgggccaagaaacacgagcaatggacattagactggtggaaacctgtcctttgatcggatgagtccaaatttgagatttttggttccaaccgccatgtctttgtgagacgcagagtaggtgaacggatgatttccgcatgtgtggttcccaccatgaagcatggaggaggaggtgtgatggttctttgctggtgacactgtcagtgttttatttagaattcaaggcacacttaaccagcattgctaccacagcattcagcagtgatatgccatcccatctggtttgcgcttagtgggactatcatttgtttttcaacaggacaatgacccaaaacacacctccaggctgtgtaagggctatttgaccaggaaggatagggatggagtgctgcatcagatgacctggcctccacaatcacacgacctcaactcaattgagatagtttgggatgagatggaccgcagattgaaggaaaagcagccaagtgctcagcatatgtgggaactccttcaagactgttggaaaagcattccaggtgactacctcatgaagctggttgagagaatgccaagagtttgcaaagctgtcaaggcaaaggttggctactttgaagaatctaaaatatttagatttgtttaacacttttttttgcttactacatgattccatgtgttatttcatagttttgatgtcttcactattattctacaatgtagaaaatagtagaaataaagaaaaacccctgaatatgtaggtgtgtccaaacctttgactggtactatatgtgtAATACTGAAAACCTCGGACTACTTGTTCCTTTACTGTTGTTATTGCTCAGTTGGTCCTTGTTTTAATAACAAAGCACAACAATGTTTTTTATGATGTGACCTTCTGTGTTTAGATATACTGTAACCGTTAAAATCCTATTGTAAAATCCTCATTATGGAAACTGTTGTAGCAAGCTCAATGGTGTGGGGTTTCCACGTCACCAAGTTCAATAACAAAACAGGCACCAGTAGCACAAATAGAACGCAAATGGGAAGTTTATTAAGGGTTTTGGTACACTGGGGAAGAGGGGGAAATGCACCAATCACCTCACAGTCTACAAGCCGTTCTCGTTGTACGTTCCGTTTTCCAGGGGTAATCCTCACACTCGGGTCCTCAGCCAATCCATTCCGGTACACAAGGGGGGTAGTCCGACCGTCCAGGTCACAATGGGTAATCTCGCTGCAGCTCTCGCTCTTCATAACTCTTTTGATTCACTCCTCCTTTGCCCCTTTGTGCCGGCTGCTCCCTCCTTTATCCCCATGCACTCCCTGGCTTAACGACCTACAGCTTCGCCTCGTTGGGGCAGGAAGTCCATATAATGCCCGGGGGTGGAACCAGCGAGCTGCCAGATATCTCCCTTCAATAACCACTCCCCTCACCTTTCCCTGCGTCTGCCACACTGTGTATAATAAGTGTTTTCAGTGTTGccacagtatgtactgtatattgttgtACTCTCTCTGTGGAAGTGAAAACTGAAAACATTGGGTCAATTGCAACCAACATTGAGCACCGTCTCAACATGAGGTGATCTCTCGTTAAACCATCAATATGCACTAAGATCACCCCCACACTGATCTTAATTACAACCACTATTGGCCACCATACTACCACTCCCTAAAGCTGTGTTTACTTCCACTCCTTTTTGCTGACAACATTTTTAAGACTATTTGGCCCTCTGGTGAGTAATATCTTTGGTATAAATTTAACCTTATAATTGAGCAGACTAAGCACAGATTTAACCATTTTAAAATCTTTCCGTAGAATTTGTTGGATTcgggctaaactttgaacattgagatattaaatacaTGATAGATCAGAAGCCTAGAATATAAGGAGTGAATGAGACTGGGTTTTatgtcagaagttaatggttTTCTGTAGAAAGacgggtggacgggaggagatcacaggattgctatagCGGAGCTAGTATCtagtatcctgttaccctcttcctGTCGAACCATAAAATGTAcagattggagagaaggaggagtgtccgaagtggggtatatatacttgtgatggtgagaaaATGTGTTTGTCTGATTTACAGCCGTAACGAACctctgggaagaattaaacttggttaagcttctctagtgtccgtgagttatttactctgaaaaaataagaacctaacaaatTGAAATGAGGTATTTCCTCGTTTAACACAGAATATCCTGTGGCAGTTTACTCTACACATGTTATGAATGTAAAGCTTGTGTTGCTTTACTTACTTTTCATTTCCAATTAATGTAATCCATTAATAAAAACGTGTCTTAATAGAGTGTCCACATCTAAAATTGGTAATTTAATCAAGCCAATCATGATTGAGTTTATATAATCTATGTTTTCATTAAATTATAGTCTAATCAAGCTATGTCAAATGACAAATTTGACATACTAATGTGACATTCTAATGTGGcccaaacatagacatctataATGTTATCACaacacaaggtgagacccagatgcagacacaggaggcagatggtttgagctctggtatttattataatccaaggtatcgacaaaaggcaggtcggggacaggcaagtgttcataatggtacccctcgaggtcaggggcaggcagagtgcttgggcaggcgggctcagagtcaggacagggaagggtcaaaaccaggaggacgagaaaaagagagactggggaaaacaggagctgagagaaacacgctggttgacttggcaaacaagaccaactggcacagacagacagacaacacaggtataaatacccaggggataagtagggaagatgggcgacacctggaggggggtggagacaagcacaaggacaggtgaaacagatcagggtgtgatagtagtacccccccccccccccccccccccccccccccctctaggggcgccacctggcgtcctacctgggtgcatacctggttgaccggggtgccgGCGGTGGAAGTCGACGATGagggctgggtccaggatgtctctagcggggacccagcacctctcctccggcccataaccctcccagtcaaccaggtattGGAAACCCCTGCCCCACGGTCGAACACTCGGGAGGCATCTCACCGTGTATGCCGGGTGGCCATCGATGACATGGGGCGGAGGGGTGGCCCGGAAACagaagacaaagggctgtgagacatgagcttaatcctagacacatggaacGTAGGGTGAATACAGAGGGTACGGGGTAACAAAAGATGAACAGAAGTGGAAATAAGGACtctagagatggggaaagggccaaTGAAATGGGGGGAAAGTTTGTGGGACTCCACCCGAAGAGGCAGGTCCCGTGTGGatagccataccctctgcccaatgaGATAGCGAGGAGCTGGAGTCTGGCGGCAGTCCACTTGTCGACGAtacctggagttggtcttgagaaGCGCCGCccgggctcttctccaggtacgcCGACAGAGGCGGACGAACATCTGAGCCAagggtatttgtatttattatggatccccattagggtctttcagcatgacaatgatcccaaacacaccacccgggcaacgaaggagtggcttcgtaagaagcatttcaaggtcctggagtggcctagccagtctccagatctcaaccccatagaaaatctttggagggagttgaaagtccgtgttgcccagcaacagccccaaaacatcactgctctagaggagatctgcatggaggaatgggccaaaataccagcaacagtgtgtgaaaaccttgtgaagacttacagaaaacatttgacctctgtcattgccaacaaagggtatataacaaagtattgagataaacttttgttattgaccaaatacttattttccaccataatttgcaaataaattcattaaaaatcctacaatgtgattttctggaatttcttttctcattttgtctgtcatagttgaagtgtacctatgatgaaaattacaggcctctctcatctttttaagtgggagaacttgcacaattggtggctgactaaatacttttttgccccactgtatatgcatattcttgataccatttgaaaggaaacactttgaagtttgtggaaatgtgaaattaatgttggagaatataacacattagatctggtaaaagattgtaccatcatctttgaaatgcaagagaaatgttataatgtattattccagctcaggcgaaatttagattttgtgtatGTGcaagtgtatgtgcaaagttttagactgatccatccatatctgttcaaaatgttgtatcaagactgcccaaatgtgcctaattggtttatgaatacatttt
Protein-coding regions in this window:
- the LOC120050030 gene encoding patatin-like phospholipase domain-containing protein 2; amino-acid sequence: MFDLTKEWNLSFAGCGFLGIYHIGVASCLLEQAPYLIKGATKIYGASAGALTASVLASQASIAKCCEDVIETAKEARKRNLGPLHPSFNLVKVIRSGLERDLPANAHTLASGRLCVSLTRVSDGQNVIVSEFKSKEELIQALLCSCFIPIYCGLIPPSFQGVRYVDGGISDNLPQSELKNTISISPFSGESDICPRDNSFNIHELRFTNTSIQINLGNMYRLSKALFPPEPKVMAEICQSGYKDALRFLEENHLLKLECPTAGPNPSEAIHTCCCKPIAMETTTDWMLRRLRLLRKRHWWLDEQIVDNLPTQIKKVFCEACQQKPGLYAKVSDMLPVRVASYMLLPCTLPVVSAYSVGKRFVEWIPEVPADMRWLAGVAGDVAGSVYRQAWRGAPADITSDGSLRNCMSLPPPLDSDRHRERDCHLAGFARSALDLQSQYWNIPTVPSFRRPTSPHMPSPSPQQICFFVGSQDETD